In Streptomyces alboniger, the following are encoded in one genomic region:
- a CDS encoding SAV2148 family HEPN domain-containing protein, with protein MSSGGRELPSGDEGHEGGSADVPAGAVSLARPVEMGSQIGPELDWGADAWREVRTRAQRAGRAYIWLNLVEQRLRAVVAAVLRPVYEPVHADDWVVAAAGPAGQEWVQRAVAVREVSRRKGYLLDPADDNVLSFLTLPQLRELMVQHWPCFEPYLDDRRDVELALDELEVTRNVVSRNRALSAAVLAQAERASAKLLDILGAGTDTPSARRLPVDAVEDLVGDRYADVVAVHPDRVRLLRQFPAEDIFGGARRLDAIGIGLNLLVQNFSGRRLVRLAESGCRVRLLFLNPASSAVKRRERELGIKKGELSRSVEMNILHMRRVRARLRDPGAFEIQVFDETPRFTAYLVDGDGADGIAVVQSYLRGTRGMEAPVLVLRGGGRVVKSGDTDEGGLFPTYREEFELAWADSRPVS; from the coding sequence GTGAGCTCGGGTGGGCGGGAGCTGCCCTCTGGTGACGAGGGTCACGAGGGGGGCTCCGCGGACGTACCCGCCGGAGCGGTGTCCCTGGCACGGCCGGTGGAGATGGGATCTCAGATCGGACCGGAACTGGACTGGGGTGCCGACGCCTGGCGCGAGGTCCGTACGCGCGCCCAGCGCGCCGGGCGCGCCTACATCTGGCTGAATCTGGTGGAACAGCGGCTGCGCGCGGTCGTGGCCGCTGTTCTGCGCCCCGTCTACGAACCCGTCCACGCGGACGACTGGGTGGTCGCCGCGGCGGGCCCCGCGGGGCAGGAGTGGGTGCAGCGGGCCGTCGCCGTGCGCGAAGTGAGCCGGCGCAAGGGCTACTTGCTCGACCCCGCCGACGACAACGTCCTGAGCTTCCTCACGCTGCCCCAGCTGCGCGAGCTGATGGTGCAGCACTGGCCGTGCTTCGAGCCGTACCTCGACGACCGGCGCGATGTCGAACTGGCCCTGGACGAGCTGGAGGTCACGCGCAACGTCGTCTCGCGCAACCGCGCGCTGTCCGCGGCGGTCCTGGCGCAGGCTGAGCGCGCCTCCGCCAAGCTCTTGGACATACTCGGCGCGGGTACCGACACGCCTTCCGCGCGCCGCCTTCCGGTGGACGCCGTCGAGGACCTGGTCGGCGACCGTTACGCGGACGTGGTGGCGGTGCACCCGGACCGGGTGCGCCTCCTGCGGCAGTTCCCCGCGGAGGACATCTTCGGCGGGGCCCGCCGCCTCGACGCGATCGGCATCGGCCTCAACCTCCTCGTGCAGAACTTCTCCGGGCGCCGTCTGGTCCGGCTCGCGGAGTCCGGCTGCCGGGTGCGGCTGCTCTTCCTCAACCCCGCGAGCAGCGCGGTCAAGCGCAGGGAGCGGGAACTGGGCATCAAGAAGGGTGAGTTGAGCCGCTCCGTCGAGATGAACATCCTGCACATGCGCCGGGTGCGGGCGCGCCTTCGCGATCCGGGGGCCTTCGAGATCCAGGTCTTCGACGAGACGCCGCGCTTCACCGCGTATCTGGTCGACGGGGACGGCGCGGACGGCATCGCCGTCGTCCAGTCGTACCTGCGCGGGACCCGCGGCATGGAGGCACCGGTGCTCGTGCTGCGCGGCGGCGGCCGGGTGGTGAAATCGGGTGATACGGACGAGGGCGGTCTTTTCCCGACATATCGCGAGGAGTTCGAGCTGGCGTGGGCGGACTCGCGCCCGGTGTCCTGA
- the glgX gene encoding glycogen debranching protein GlgX — protein MQVWPGQAYPLGATYDGAGTNFAVFSEAAERMELCLLHDDGSETAVELRESDAFVRHAYLPGIMPGQRYGLRVHGPYAPEQGHRCNSAKLLLDPYARAVSGRVDWGEEVYGYHFEDPGRRNDLDSAPHMMTSVVVNPYFDWGDDRPPRTPYHETVLYEAHVKGLTMLHPDLPDELRGSYAALGHPAIIEHLTGLGVTALELMPVHQFVNDHRLVDMGLNNYWGYNTIGFFAPHNAYASWGDRGEQVLEFKQAVKALHEANIEVILDVVYNHTAEGNHLGPTLSYKGLDNASYYRLTDDPRYYMDTTGTGNSLLMRSPHVLQMIMDSLRYWVTEMRVDGFRFDLAATLARQFHEVDRLSSFFDLVQQDPVVSQVKLIAEPWDVGEGGYQVGNFPPLWTEWNGMYRDTVRDLWRGEQRTLAEFASRLTGSSDLYQDDGRRPLASINFTTCHDGFTLHDLVSYNEKHNHANGENNRDGESHNRSWNCGVEGETDDPGVLALRERQMRNFIATLMLSQGVPMLSHGDEFARTQAGNNNAYCQDNEVAWVRWPDGESPILAFTRAMAMLRRDHPVFRRRRFFHGRPVQGTHDELSDIAWFTPEGAEMEQRDWEASHARALSVFLNGNAISEPGSRGERISDDSFLLMFNASPEPLEFVVPVNHGRQWQVVVDTARPDGVASDSGPKVRAGDRLTLTDRSLTVLQRPA, from the coding sequence ATGCAGGTCTGGCCTGGGCAGGCGTACCCCTTAGGTGCCACGTACGACGGAGCCGGCACGAATTTCGCGGTCTTCTCCGAGGCCGCAGAGCGGATGGAGCTGTGTCTCCTGCACGACGACGGCTCGGAGACCGCCGTCGAGCTGCGTGAGTCCGACGCGTTCGTGCGGCATGCCTACCTCCCCGGCATCATGCCGGGACAGCGGTACGGCTTGCGCGTGCACGGCCCCTACGCACCCGAGCAGGGGCACCGCTGCAACTCCGCGAAGCTGCTGCTCGATCCGTACGCGCGCGCGGTGAGCGGGCGCGTCGACTGGGGCGAGGAGGTGTACGGCTACCACTTCGAGGACCCCGGCCGGCGCAACGACCTGGACTCGGCGCCGCACATGATGACGTCGGTGGTGGTCAATCCGTACTTCGACTGGGGCGACGACCGGCCGCCCAGGACCCCGTACCACGAGACGGTGCTCTACGAGGCCCATGTGAAGGGCCTGACGATGCTGCACCCGGACCTTCCGGACGAACTGCGCGGGTCGTACGCGGCGCTGGGCCACCCGGCGATCATCGAGCACCTCACAGGGCTGGGTGTGACCGCCCTGGAGCTGATGCCGGTCCACCAGTTCGTGAACGACCACCGCCTGGTGGACATGGGCCTGAACAACTACTGGGGCTACAACACCATCGGCTTCTTCGCCCCCCACAACGCGTACGCCTCCTGGGGCGACCGCGGTGAGCAGGTCCTGGAGTTCAAGCAGGCCGTGAAGGCGCTGCACGAGGCGAACATCGAGGTCATCCTGGACGTCGTCTACAACCACACGGCCGAGGGCAACCACCTGGGCCCGACCCTGTCGTACAAGGGCCTGGACAACGCCTCGTACTACCGCCTGACGGACGACCCCCGCTACTACATGGACACCACGGGGACGGGCAACTCGCTCCTGATGCGCTCGCCGCACGTCCTTCAGATGATCATGGATTCGCTGCGGTACTGGGTCACGGAGATGCGGGTGGACGGCTTCCGCTTCGATCTCGCGGCGACGCTCGCGCGGCAGTTCCACGAGGTGGACCGCCTGTCGTCGTTCTTCGACCTCGTGCAGCAGGACCCGGTGGTCAGCCAGGTGAAGCTGATCGCCGAGCCCTGGGACGTCGGCGAGGGCGGCTATCAGGTGGGCAACTTCCCGCCCTTGTGGACCGAGTGGAACGGCATGTACCGCGACACGGTGCGTGATCTGTGGCGGGGCGAGCAGCGCACCCTCGCGGAGTTCGCCTCCCGGCTGACCGGTTCGTCCGATCTCTACCAGGACGACGGGCGGCGCCCGCTGGCGTCCATCAACTTCACCACCTGCCACGACGGTTTCACGCTGCACGACCTCGTGTCGTACAACGAGAAGCACAACCACGCGAACGGCGAGAACAACCGCGACGGCGAGAGCCACAACCGCTCCTGGAACTGCGGCGTCGAGGGCGAGACGGACGATCCGGGCGTCCTCGCCCTGCGCGAGCGGCAGATGCGGAACTTCATCGCCACGCTGATGCTCTCCCAGGGCGTGCCGATGCTCAGCCACGGCGACGAGTTCGCGCGCACGCAGGCCGGCAACAACAACGCGTACTGCCAGGACAACGAAGTGGCGTGGGTGCGCTGGCCCGACGGCGAGAGCCCGATACTGGCCTTCACGCGGGCGATGGCGATGCTGCGGCGGGACCACCCGGTCTTCCGCCGGCGCCGGTTCTTCCACGGCCGCCCGGTCCAGGGCACGCACGACGAGCTGTCCGACATCGCCTGGTTCACCCCGGAGGGCGCGGAGATGGAGCAGCGCGACTGGGAGGCCTCGCACGCGCGGGCGCTGAGCGTGTTCCTGAACGGCAACGCGATCTCGGAGCCGGGATCGCGCGGGGAGCGGATCTCCGACGACTCGTTCCTGCTGATGTTCAACGCGTCGCCGGAACCGCTGGAGTTCGTGGTGCCGGTCAACCACGGCCGCCAGTGGCAGGTGGTGGTGGACACGGCGCGTCCGGACGGGGTGGCGTCGGATTCGGGGCCGAAGGTGCGGGCGGGCGACCGGCTGACGCTGACCGACCGCAGCCTTACGGTGTTGCAGCGTCCGGCGTGA
- a CDS encoding MFS transporter, whose amino-acid sequence MARGTRDAYRTVIGMTGALLPVVSFLGRLPVAVIQFGSVLLVTKTSGSLATGGGVACALALGQVGAGPFVGRLADRHGQRAVVLVLSLVNAAAIAAYTAGAVADLPTPALVALGVLAGATVPGVGPLARARVVALIRARGGDERLAGTVLSLESTMDELSFVLGPALVGLASVVGHPAYAFGAAALLVAVCGTGFALHPTGRTARRSPRGPARARGARPLLPRSVYVVRVGLLFLGVLLGACGAGITALTEELGQPGQAGLVYAAMGVMSAVVGLSMAALPDRFGLLARWRVATAAAALLSLPLVWTDSLAALYGVVTFFGAVYAPNLITGFALTERSVPPQRLAEGMTFAASAFVGGQAVTLAVAGRLAEAHGPGAAFALGSAAAAAAFTVALIARHEPPRHGPPRHEPPRQDLPPREPPRSEARARQPRAPVTPDAATP is encoded by the coding sequence ATGGCTCGGGGCACGCGGGACGCGTATCGCACAGTGATCGGCATGACGGGGGCGCTGCTGCCCGTCGTCTCGTTCCTCGGCAGGCTCCCCGTGGCCGTGATCCAGTTCGGCAGCGTGCTCCTGGTGACGAAGACCAGCGGGTCGCTGGCCACCGGCGGCGGCGTCGCCTGCGCGCTCGCGCTCGGCCAAGTGGGCGCCGGGCCCTTCGTCGGGCGCCTCGCCGACCGGCACGGCCAGCGGGCGGTGGTGCTCGTCCTCTCGCTCGTCAACGCCGCGGCGATCGCCGCGTACACCGCGGGTGCCGTCGCGGACCTGCCCACGCCCGCTCTCGTCGCCCTGGGCGTGCTCGCGGGCGCCACGGTCCCGGGGGTCGGCCCGCTCGCCAGGGCCCGCGTCGTCGCGCTGATCCGTGCGCGGGGCGGTGACGAGCGGCTCGCGGGGACCGTGCTCTCCCTGGAGAGCACGATGGACGAGCTGTCCTTCGTGCTCGGCCCCGCCCTGGTGGGCCTGGCGTCCGTCGTGGGCCATCCGGCGTACGCGTTCGGCGCGGCGGCGCTCCTGGTCGCCGTCTGCGGCACGGGCTTCGCACTGCACCCCACGGGGCGCACCGCCAGGAGGAGCCCGCGAGGACCGGCACGCGCGCGTGGGGCACGGCCGCTCCTGCCACGCTCGGTGTACGTGGTACGCGTCGGGCTCCTCTTCCTCGGGGTGCTGCTCGGCGCCTGCGGGGCGGGCATCACCGCGCTGACCGAGGAGCTGGGGCAGCCGGGGCAGGCCGGGCTCGTCTACGCGGCGATGGGCGTCATGAGCGCCGTGGTGGGGCTCTCCATGGCCGCGCTGCCCGACCGCTTCGGGCTGCTGGCGCGCTGGCGCGTGGCGACGGCGGCCGCCGCCCTCCTGTCGCTGCCCCTGGTCTGGACCGACAGCCTGGCGGCCCTCTACGGAGTGGTCACCTTCTTCGGCGCGGTCTACGCCCCGAACCTCATCACGGGCTTCGCGCTGACCGAGCGTTCCGTGCCGCCGCAGCGGCTCGCGGAGGGCATGACGTTCGCGGCGAGCGCGTTCGTCGGGGGGCAGGCGGTGACGCTGGCGGTGGCCGGGCGGCTGGCCGAGGCCCACGGGCCGGGGGCGGCGTTCGCCCTCGGCAGCGCGGCCGCGGCGGCGGCGTTCACGGTGGCGCTGATCGCCCGCCACGAACCGCCCCGCCACGGACCGCCCCGCCACGAACCGCCCCGCCAAGACCTGCCGCCCCGCGAACCGCCCCGCTCCGAAGCCCGCGCTCGGCAGCCCCGCGCCCCCGTCACGCCGGACGCTGCAACACCGTAA
- the treY gene encoding malto-oligosyltrehalose synthase has protein sequence MTPERTRPAVPPSPTATYRLQLQPEFPFAAAEAAVPHLASLGVSHLHLSPVLEAVPGSTHGYDVVDHARVRDELGGEEGLRSLARTAREAGLGLVVDIVPNHMAAVPRHNHALWEVLREGPRSPYARWFDIDWDAGGGRVLLPFLGARLGDELTALRVDGDVLRYHEHAFPLREGTEELPLPELLDAQWYRLAWWRLARTDLNYRRFFTISDLIGVRVEDPDVFEATHGKILQLLREGVVEGLRIDHPDGLADPGAYLQKLHEATGGRWTVVEKILADGEHLPAAWPVAGTTGYDALRHLDGVLTDPAGAGELLGQYRRFAAPPADRGGEWAATVRRAAYKVVTRELAAEVDRLTRAAAAICAADPALRDHAPWALRTALRELLVRLPVYRPYVSGGAAPETVLTARAAEEARAVFSVPEEAETVDVVRDLALGRAGAADGSGGAAVAAFRARFAQTASALRAKAVEDTAFYRHAPLLSAAEVGGAPERPAVSVEEFHAYCARVQRDWPWTGTVLTTHDTKRSADVRAGISLLSQCPDRWADLLAEVTERTAREGGVRAPDPQLAWAAWQTAVGFGFPYDMRLQNALLKHVREAGLHTSWTEPDEAYEKAVSAFVEAGPCGPPLYAVADLARELAPHVRVNVLGAALLHLTMPGVPDLYQGTEGEYRALVDPDNRRPARFQPHVLERLDTRPEPADLAEEKLALTAVALRLRRRRPELFGDAGTYEPLTAEGPGAAHCVAFTRSGEVVVAVTRLSLRLAEVGGWRETELPLPGGRWTDLLSPGREFEGRARAEELFAKSPVVLLERADDSGEPVSQGAGRRTP, from the coding sequence ATGACGCCAGAGCGCACAAGGCCCGCGGTGCCTCCTTCGCCGACCGCCACGTACCGGCTCCAGTTGCAGCCGGAGTTCCCCTTCGCGGCCGCCGAGGCCGCCGTCCCCCATCTCGCCTCGCTGGGTGTCTCGCATCTGCACCTGTCGCCGGTGCTGGAGGCCGTCCCCGGGTCGACGCACGGCTACGACGTGGTCGACCACGCCCGCGTGAGGGACGAACTGGGCGGCGAGGAGGGGCTGCGGTCCCTGGCACGCACCGCCCGCGAGGCCGGTCTCGGCCTGGTCGTGGACATCGTGCCGAACCACATGGCGGCGGTGCCGCGCCACAATCACGCGCTCTGGGAGGTGCTGCGCGAGGGACCCCGTTCGCCGTACGCCCGCTGGTTCGACATCGACTGGGACGCGGGCGGCGGGCGCGTCCTGCTGCCCTTCCTCGGGGCGCGGCTCGGGGACGAGCTGACGGCGCTGCGGGTCGACGGGGACGTCCTGCGCTATCACGAACACGCGTTCCCGCTTCGGGAGGGAACGGAAGAGCTGCCCCTGCCCGAGCTGCTGGACGCGCAGTGGTACCGACTGGCCTGGTGGAGACTGGCCCGTACGGATCTCAACTACCGGCGCTTCTTCACCATCTCGGACCTCATCGGAGTCCGCGTCGAGGACCCGGACGTCTTCGAGGCGACCCACGGGAAGATCCTCCAGCTGCTCCGCGAGGGGGTCGTCGAAGGACTGCGGATCGATCACCCGGACGGGCTCGCGGACCCGGGGGCGTACCTCCAGAAGCTCCACGAGGCGACAGGCGGGCGCTGGACGGTCGTCGAGAAGATCCTCGCCGACGGCGAGCACCTGCCCGCGGCCTGGCCGGTGGCGGGCACCACCGGTTACGACGCGCTGCGCCATCTCGACGGCGTCCTCACCGATCCGGCGGGCGCGGGGGAACTCCTCGGCCAGTACCGCCGCTTCGCCGCGCCGCCGGCCGACCGGGGCGGCGAGTGGGCCGCGACGGTGCGCCGTGCCGCGTACAAGGTCGTCACGCGCGAGCTGGCCGCCGAGGTCGACCGCCTCACGCGCGCGGCGGCCGCGATCTGCGCGGCCGACCCCGCCCTGCGGGACCACGCGCCGTGGGCGTTGCGCACGGCCCTGCGGGAACTCCTCGTGCGGCTTCCCGTCTACCGGCCGTACGTGTCCGGGGGCGCCGCCCCCGAGACGGTGCTCACCGCGCGGGCCGCCGAGGAGGCCAGGGCCGTCTTCAGCGTGCCCGAGGAGGCCGAGACGGTCGACGTCGTACGGGATCTGGCGCTGGGCAGGGCCGGGGCGGCGGACGGGAGCGGTGGGGCCGCCGTGGCGGCGTTCCGCGCGCGGTTCGCGCAGACCGCGTCCGCGCTGCGCGCCAAGGCCGTCGAGGACACCGCGTTCTACCGGCACGCGCCGCTCCTCTCGGCGGCGGAGGTGGGCGGCGCGCCCGAGCGGCCCGCGGTCTCCGTGGAGGAGTTCCACGCGTACTGCGCGCGCGTGCAGCGCGACTGGCCCTGGACGGGCACGGTCCTGACGACCCACGACACCAAGCGCAGCGCCGACGTGCGCGCGGGCATCTCCCTCCTGTCGCAGTGCCCGGACCGGTGGGCCGACCTCCTCGCCGAGGTGACGGAACGGACCGCCCGCGAGGGAGGTGTCCGCGCCCCCGACCCCCAGCTGGCGTGGGCCGCCTGGCAGACGGCGGTCGGCTTCGGCTTCCCGTACGACATGCGGTTGCAGAACGCGCTCCTGAAGCATGTGCGCGAGGCGGGACTGCACACCAGTTGGACCGAGCCCGACGAGGCCTACGAGAAGGCCGTGAGCGCCTTCGTGGAGGCCGGGCCGTGCGGGCCCCCGCTGTACGCCGTCGCGGACCTCGCGCGGGAACTGGCGCCCCATGTGCGGGTGAACGTCCTGGGTGCCGCGCTCCTGCATCTGACCATGCCCGGGGTGCCCGACCTCTACCAGGGCACGGAGGGCGAGTACCGCGCGCTGGTCGACCCGGACAACCGGCGGCCCGCGCGCTTCCAGCCGCACGTCCTGGAGCGGCTCGACACACGGCCGGAGCCCGCGGACCTCGCGGAGGAGAAGCTGGCGCTCACGGCGGTGGCGCTGCGGCTGCGCCGACGGCGCCCGGAGCTGTTCGGAGACGCGGGGACGTACGAGCCGCTGACGGCCGAGGGGCCCGGCGCCGCGCACTGTGTGGCGTTCACGCGCTCGGGGGAGGTCGTGGTCGCGGTGACGCGGCTGTCGCTGCGGCTTGCGGAGGTGGGCGGCTGGCGGGAGACGGAGCTTCCGCTCCCGGGCGGGCGGTGGACCGATCTGCTGTCCCCCGGGCGGGAGTTCGAGGGCCGCGCACGCGCGGAGGAGCTTTTCGCGAAGTCGCCTGTGGTGCTGCTGGAGCGGGCGGACGACTCCGGGGAGCCGGTCAGCCAGGGGGCGGGGCGGCGAACGCCGTAG
- a CDS encoding copper amine oxidase, translating into MHVNRLSRARKRATLAVAVSALLGGALSVAAPASAAPKAPSAPAAAADCSDAYKIEQTLDGGTTWRMCWHYNTLSGLILDKISYQPKGEAKPIPVLTSARLAQVHVPYDDGQAEYDDVTGTDFGQALQNLAPGECPGGTIKTVKVPNRGEVKGLCTTTRARGHAYRLNDDASTGGSGKVFSGQGKDLLVYTVNKASWYEYITEWRFSSDGTITSNVGATGSLSPYDYDGGDDRGWPIGKGDQAKAESHAHNVFWRLNFGLDGSPKAKVEQYDSKVTPPTGPGSPTTKTTRTKVTKELAGDRKDMRWWRVVSGAGKNTDGHPRSYEIVPGASNKHAGRPFTKHDVYFTQYKKCEQYASNNIGCPAGSPDSVDKWANGESLTHPITWVHIGFHHIARDEDQQPMPVHWQGFSLAARDVTAMSPLTPQDLANQNGQPPMGG; encoded by the coding sequence ATGCACGTCAACAGACTTTCGCGCGCCCGCAAACGGGCCACTCTGGCCGTCGCGGTCTCCGCGCTCCTCGGTGGCGCCCTGAGCGTCGCCGCCCCCGCCTCCGCCGCCCCCAAAGCGCCCAGCGCGCCCGCCGCGGCGGCCGACTGCAGCGACGCCTACAAGATCGAGCAGACCCTCGACGGCGGCACGACCTGGCGCATGTGCTGGCACTACAACACGCTCTCGGGCCTGATACTCGACAAGATCAGCTACCAGCCCAAGGGCGAGGCGAAGCCGATACCCGTCCTGACCAGCGCCCGGCTCGCCCAGGTGCACGTCCCCTACGACGACGGTCAGGCCGAGTACGACGACGTCACCGGCACCGACTTCGGCCAGGCCCTGCAAAACCTCGCCCCCGGTGAGTGCCCCGGCGGCACCATCAAGACCGTCAAGGTCCCCAACCGCGGCGAGGTGAAGGGCCTGTGCACCACCACGCGCGCGCGTGGGCACGCGTACCGCCTCAACGACGACGCGAGCACCGGCGGCTCCGGCAAGGTCTTCAGCGGCCAGGGCAAGGACCTGCTCGTCTACACCGTGAACAAGGCCTCCTGGTACGAATACATCACCGAGTGGCGCTTCTCCTCGGACGGCACGATCACCTCCAACGTGGGCGCGACCGGCAGTCTCTCGCCGTACGACTACGACGGCGGCGACGACCGCGGCTGGCCCATCGGCAAGGGCGACCAGGCCAAGGCCGAGAGCCACGCCCACAACGTCTTCTGGCGGCTCAACTTCGGCCTGGACGGTTCCCCCAAGGCCAAGGTCGAGCAGTACGACTCCAAGGTCACCCCGCCCACCGGGCCGGGCAGCCCCACCACGAAGACCACCCGCACCAAGGTCACCAAGGAACTCGCCGGTGACCGCAAGGACATGCGCTGGTGGCGCGTGGTCAGCGGGGCGGGCAAGAACACGGACGGCCACCCCAGGTCGTACGAGATCGTGCCGGGGGCCAGCAACAAGCACGCGGGACGGCCCTTCACCAAGCACGACGTGTACTTCACCCAGTACAAGAAGTGCGAGCAGTACGCGAGCAACAACATCGGCTGCCCGGCGGGCAGCCCGGACAGCGTCGACAAGTGGGCGAACGGCGAGAGCCTCACGCACCCCATCACCTGGGTGCACATCGGCTTCCACCACATCGCCCGTGACGAGGACCAGCAGCCGATGCCGGTCCACTGGCAGGGCTTCTCGCTGGCCGCGCGCGATGTCACCGCTATGAGCCCGCTCACTCCGCAGGATCTCGCTAACCAGAACGGTCAGCCGCCGATGGGCGGTTGA
- a CDS encoding phosphotransferase enzyme family protein: MDEARARDVLDAAELSVPVSGARLLALGENAVFGVGDLVVKVGRDAPGLLDRARRELGVARWLEQAGVPAVRAVEAEPRVVDGHAVTLWHRLPAAVRPAEPRDLAALIRLVHELPSPSFELPRRELLGGVERWLRLAGDAIDPADADYLRERRDGFASAAAALTPHLPPGPIHGDALPRNVLVGPDGPVLVDLETFSSDLREHDLVVMALSRDRYGLSPEAYDGFVSVYGWDVREWEGCAVLRGARETASCAWVAQHAPANPKALAEFRRRVSSLRERDTAVRWYPF, from the coding sequence ATGGACGAGGCACGGGCGCGGGACGTACTGGACGCGGCGGAACTTTCGGTTCCGGTGAGCGGGGCCCGGCTGCTCGCCCTCGGCGAGAACGCGGTGTTCGGCGTCGGCGACCTGGTCGTCAAGGTCGGCCGCGACGCCCCCGGACTCCTCGACCGGGCGCGGCGCGAACTGGGCGTCGCCCGGTGGCTCGAACAGGCGGGCGTCCCCGCCGTACGAGCCGTGGAGGCCGAACCCCGGGTCGTGGACGGCCACGCGGTGACGCTCTGGCACCGGCTCCCGGCAGCCGTGCGCCCCGCCGAGCCCCGTGATCTCGCCGCGCTGATCCGTCTCGTACACGAACTGCCCTCCCCCTCCTTCGAACTGCCGCGCCGTGAACTGCTCGGCGGTGTCGAGCGCTGGCTGCGGCTCGCGGGTGACGCCATCGATCCGGCCGACGCGGACTATCTGCGCGAGCGCAGGGACGGATTCGCCTCGGCGGCCGCCGCGCTCACCCCGCACCTGCCGCCGGGACCGATCCACGGCGACGCGCTGCCGCGCAACGTCCTGGTGGGACCGGACGGCCCCGTCCTCGTGGACCTGGAGACCTTCTCCTCCGACCTGCGGGAGCACGATCTGGTCGTCATGGCGCTCTCCCGCGACCGGTACGGACTCTCGCCCGAGGCGTACGACGGGTTCGTCTCGGTCTACGGGTGGGACGTGCGGGAGTGGGAGGGATGCGCGGTGCTGCGGGGCGCCCGTGAGACGGCCAGCTGCGCGTGGGTCGCGCAGCACGCTCCCGCCAACCCGAAGGCCCTCGCCGAGTTCCGACGCCGGGTCTCGTCCCTGCGCGAGCGCGACACGGCCGTCCGCTGGTACCCCTTCTGA
- a CDS encoding 3'-5' exonuclease: protein MGWHQELLIGFDLETTGTDPDEARIVTAAVIEVKAGETLGRRTWLADPGVPIPADAVAVHGVTNERAAAEGRPATEVADALADVLVSYWHSGVPVVAYNAVFDLSLLSAELRRHGLASLSDRLGGAEPGPVIDPYTIDRSVDRYRRGKRNLEAVCTEYGVVLESAHDAAADAQAAARLACAIADRHPKVATLGPAELHRRQIEWYAHWAADFQTFLRKKGNEDAVVDGVWPFKEPASPVS, encoded by the coding sequence GTGGGCTGGCACCAGGAGCTGCTGATCGGTTTCGACCTGGAGACGACAGGGACGGATCCGGACGAAGCGCGCATCGTGACCGCCGCGGTGATAGAGGTCAAAGCGGGTGAGACGCTGGGCCGTCGCACCTGGCTGGCGGATCCGGGAGTTCCGATCCCGGCCGACGCGGTGGCCGTGCACGGCGTCACGAACGAACGGGCGGCGGCCGAGGGCCGCCCCGCCACCGAGGTGGCGGACGCGCTCGCCGACGTCCTCGTCTCTTACTGGCACTCGGGCGTCCCGGTCGTCGCGTACAACGCGGTCTTCGACCTCAGCCTGCTCTCCGCCGAGCTGCGGCGGCACGGCCTTGCGTCCCTGAGCGACCGGCTCGGTGGCGCGGAGCCCGGCCCGGTCATCGATCCGTACACGATCGACCGCTCCGTGGACCGCTACCGCAGGGGCAAGCGGAATCTGGAGGCGGTCTGCACGGAGTACGGCGTGGTCCTGGAATCCGCCCACGACGCGGCGGCCGACGCCCAGGCCGCGGCCCGCCTCGCCTGCGCGATAGCCGACCGCCACCCCAAGGTCGCCACCCTCGGCCCGGCGGAGCTCCACCGCCGCCAGATCGAGTGGTACGCGCACTGGGCGGCGGACTTCCAGACCTTCCTCAGGAAGAAGGGGAACGAGGACGCGGTAGTGGACGGAGTGTGGCCCTTCAAGGAGCCCGCGTCTCCGGTGAGCTGA